The DNA segment AGCCGTTGCCGATCTTGGTGTGCGCGACCGCCGCGATGTCGAGCGGCTGCACGGCCGGGCGCCGGTGGTAGGCGGTGGCCATGCCGCCGCCGAGCTCGCAGGTCGCCGGCGGGTAGTCGAGCGAGGGGGCGCGAGGCGTCACCGCGTCCGTCGTCGCGCCGCGGACGTCGGCGCCGATGCCCGGGTCGTCCCACTGGTGGCTGAAGAAGAAGTGGTCGCGGAACGTCGAGTCCCACGGCGAGTCGGACTCGACCCAGAAGCCGTCCGCGTAGCCGCCGAACAGCGGCAGCACCTCGTCCAGCGGCAGATCGGCGCCGCCCCAGCCCGTCGACGTCCAGATCGGCGCCGTCAGCCCCGCCTCCCGGGCCAGGCCCTTCAGGGTCCGGATGTGCTCGGGCTGGTCGTAGATCTCGTTCTCGATCTGGATCGCGACCACGTTGCTGCCCGGTCCGCACCGCGACGCGAGCTGCCCGCCGAGCGCGCCGAACCAGTCCCGGACGAGCGCGAGGTACCCCGGGTCGTCGGTCCGGTGCTCCACCTCGGCGGCCTGCACCCAGTCCGGGAAGCCGCCGTTGCGGACCTCGCCGTGGCACCACGGCCCCACCCGCAGCACGACGTCCAGCCCGACCTCGGCGCAGAGGTCGACGAACGCGCCGACGTCGAGGTCCCCGTCGAAGCGGCGCTCCCCGCGCACCTCCTCGTGGTGGATCCAGATCACGTAGAAGGCCACGACCGTCACGCCGCTCGCGCGCATCAGCCGCAGCCGCTCCTCCCAGCGGGCGCGGGGCACGCGGCTGTAGTGCAGCTCACCGGAGACCGGGATGAAGGGCCGGCCGTCGCGCAGCACCGAGCGGCTGGTCAGCCGCCAGCGGTCGTGGCGGTCGACCGCGTTGCTCATCGCGGGCTCCCGCGCGGGCGCGGCCCATGGGAGGTGCCGCACGGTGGCAGTGCTGACGGTATCCTGGCGTGCTGCGGTCATCGAGATGCTCCTTCGGATCCGGTCGACGATCCCGTCCACGCTAGCGGGAGGCCGATCCGCAGCCGCCGCCGTCAGCGCCGCGCCCGCGTCGACGCCCGCGCGACCAGCTCCGGCAGGAACACCGTCTGCCGCGGGATCAGCTCCGGGTCCGCCGCCTCCTCGAGCAGCACGCGCAGCGCCGTCCGCCCGATCACGGAGCTCGGCTGCCGCATCGAGGACAGCGGCACGGCGGCGGCCGCGGCGAAGGAGATGTCGTCGAAGCCGATCAGCGCGATCTCGTCCGGCACCAGCATCCGCCCGTCGACGGCGAGCGCCTGCAGCAGCCCGAGCGCGACCAGGTCGTTGGCCGCGAAGAGCGCGTCGGGGCGGTCGCGCCGCGGCCGGGCCAGGATCCGCATCCCGGCGGCGACCCCCTGCGCAACGGTCAGCGCCGTGGTCGCCACGACCTCGAGATCGACCGACGCATCGCTGTTCTCCACCGCGACCCGCGCGCCCGCCAGCCGGTCGGTGACCTGGCGGATCTCGAACGGCCCGCCCACGAAGGCCAGCCGGCGCCGCCCGGTCGCGATCAGGTGCTCGGCCGCCATCCGCCCGCCCGCGACGCTGTCGACCGAGACCGAGCTGTAGCGTCCGTCGCCGCTGAAGCGGTCGACCAGCACGACCGGCACCCCGCGCCCGCGCAGCTTCTCCAGCCGCTGCGAGATGTCGCCGTACGGCGCGATCAGCACGCCGCGCACCTGCTGCTCCTCGAACAGGTCCAGGTACTGCCGCTCGCGCGACGGGTCCTCGTCGGTGTTGCCGTAGAGCACGGCGATCTGGTGGCGCGACGCCTCGTCCTCAGCGCCGCGCACCACGTCGTTGAAGAACGGGTTCTGCCCGTCGAGCACCACGAAGCCGACGGTCGAGCTCACGCCGTTGCGCAGCTTCCGGGCCGCGTCGTTCCGCACGTAGCCGAGCGACTCGACGGCGGCGTTCACCCGGGCGAGCGAGTCGTCGGAGACCTCGTCCGGCCGGTTCAGCACGTTGGAGACCGTGCCGACCGAGACGCCGGCGCGCAGGGCGACGTCGCGGATGCTCACTCGCGCCACATCGCCTCCCCTGGGACGCCGAGCCGCATCTCGCGTTGACCGCTCCGGCTCAGCGTCCCTATAGTAGCGATGAAGCTGGATGAATCGATTCAGGTCCTCTTCATCCGAAGCCGGGACCTGACCGCGATTCCCCTCGATGAGGAGGTACCACCCGTGGCATCAGATCCGCCACCCGCACTCGAGCTCGCCCGCGTGGTCAAGGCGTTCGGCGCCGTCGTCGCGCTGCGCTCGGGCACCATCGCCGTGCACCGCGGGTCGATCCACGCGCTGGTCGGCGAGAACGGCGCCGGCAAGTCGACGCTCGTCAAGATCATCGCCGGAGTGCATCAGCGCGACGCGGGCGAGTTCCTCCTCGACGGCGAGCCGGTCGACTTCTCCTCGACCGCGCAGTCGAAGGCCGCGGGCATCGCCGTGATCTACCAGGAGCCGACGCTCTTCCCCGATCTCAGCGTCACCGAGAACATCTTCATGGGCCGGCAGCCCCGCGGCCGCCTCGGCCGCATCGACCGCAAGGCGATGCGCACCGAGGTCGTCGGCCTCTTCGAGCGCCTCGGCGTCCGGATCGACCCCGACCGCCCCGCCGAGGGCCTCTCCATCGCCGACCAGCAGATCATCGAGATCGCCAAGGCCATCTCGCTCGACGCGACGGTCCTCGTGATGGACGAGCCGACCGCCGCGCTCTCCGGCGTCGAGGTCGAGCGCCTCTTCACCGTCGCCCGCTCGCTCCGCGACGAGGGCCGCGCGCTGATCTTCATCTCGCACCGCTTCGACGAGGTCTTCTCGCTCTGCGACACCATCACCGTGATGCGCGACGGCGCCTACATCTCCACCACCGCCACCGAGGACGCCACCGTCGACGGCATCGTCCGCGAGATGGTCGGCCGCGACATCACCGAGCTCTTCCCCAAGCAGGCGACCGAGATCACCGAGGTCCTGCTCGAGGTGAGCGGCCTCACCTCGGCCGGCGTCTTCCACGACATCTCCTTCACCGTCCGCGCCGGCGAGATCGTCGGCCTGGCCGGCCTCGTCGGCGCCGGGCGCAGCGAGGTGGCCCGCGCCGTCTTCGGCGTCGACCCCTACGACTCCGGCTCCGTCACCCTCGTCGGCGGCCGGATCCCGGCGGGCAGCCCCTCGGCCGCCATGCGCGCCGGGCTCGCTCTCGTCCCCGAGGACCGCCGCAAGCAGGGCCTCGTGCTCGACTCCTCCGTCTCGCGCAACATCACGATGGCGATCCAGAAGTCGCTCTCCAAGGGCGGCCTGATCACCGGCCGCCGCGAGAACACCGCCGCGCGCGACTGGGCCGCGCGCCTCGAGGTCAAGACCGACGCGCTCGACACCGTCGCCGGCACGCTCTCAGGCGGCAACCAGCAGAAGGTCGTGCTGGGCAAGTGGCTCGCCACGAACCCGAGGGTCCTGATCATCGACGAGCCGACCCGCGGCATCGACGTCGGCACCAAGTCCGAGGTGCACCGGCTGCTCTCGCAGCTCGCCGGAGAGGGGATGGGGATCCTGATGATCTCGTCCGAGCTGCCCGAGGTGCTCGGCATGGCCGACCGCGTCCTGGTGATGCGCGAGGGGCGGATCACCGCCGAGCTCGACCGGGCCGACGCCACCAGCGAGACCGTGATGCTCGCCGCCACCCGAGGAGCAGCCGCATGAGCACCGCCCAGGCATCGACGCAGAAGCGCGTGCCCGCCGCCGAGCCCAACGCCTTCGCCTCCGGCTTCGGCTCCTTCGTCCGGGCCCGCGAGACGGGAATCCTGCTCGCGCTGGTCCTCGTCGTCATCGCGACGACTGCGAAGAACCCGACCTTCCTCTTCTCCCCCGACGGCTGGCGCGACCTGCTGCTGACCCCGTCGATCCTGATTCTGATCGCGGTCGGCCAGGCCATCGTCGTCATCACCCGCTCGGTCGACCTCTCGGTCGGCTCGATCCTGGGCCTGACCGCCTACCTCACCGGCCGGCTGTTCCTGGACGTGCCGGGGATCCCGATCCTCGCGGTCTTCGCCGCCGGCATCGTCTTCGGCGGACTGCTCGGGCTGATCAACGGCGCGCTCGTCGCGTTCGCGAAGGTCCCGGCGCTGGTGATCACCCTCGGCACGCTCTACGCCTACCGCGGCATCAACGTCGCCTGGACGGGCAGCGACCGGATCAACGCGTCCGACATGCCCAAGGACTTCCTCGCCCTGGGCACCGGGCAGTTCCTCACCATCCCGTACCTCACGATCATCGCTCTCGTCGTGCTGGTCGCCGCGGGCTGGTACCTGCGCAACCAGCGCGCGGGCCGCGAGTTCTACGCGATCGGCTCCGACCCGGACGCGGCGCGGCTCTACGGCCTGCCCGTCACCCGGCGCATCCTGGTCGCCTTCGTCGTCTCCGGCGCGCTGACAGGCCTGGCCGGCGTCCTCTACGCCGCGCGCTACGGCACCGTCAACTCGCAGGCCGGCTCCGGCTACGAGCTCGACGCGGTCGGCGCCGCGGTGATCGGCGGCGTCGCGATCTTCGGCGGCTCCGGCACGGTCTGGGGCGCGGCGATCGGCGCCGTGCTGCTGCTCACCATCAACCGGGCCCTGCCGATCCTGGGCGTGCCCGACTTCTGGCAGCGGGCGGTGGTGGGCGTGCTGATCATCGGCGCGATCGTGCTCGACCGCGTGCTCTCCCTCCGACAGTCCCGCAAGCTCCTCGAAGAGAGGGACGACTCCTGATGAGCCTCGTCACCGACACCACCGCCGTGCGCACCGCGCGCGAGTACCGCGACTACGCCCGGCCGGCCTGGCAGCGCGTCCTGTTCAGCCGCGAGACGGCGATCGTCCTGCTGCTGATCCTCGTGATCGTCGTCGCCTCCGCCTCGGTGAAGAGCTTCGACAAGCCGATCACCATCACCTACCTCTTCCTCGACATCGCGCCGACGCTGCTGATCGCGCTGCCGATGACGCTGATCATCATCACCGGCGAGATCGACCTGTCGGTCGCCTCCACCGTCGGGCTGGCGAGCGTGCTCACCGGCACGCTGCACCAGGCCGGAGTGCCGTTCGAGGTCGCAGCGCTGATCGCGATCGTGGCCGGCGCCGTCGGCGGAGCGCTGAACGGCTTCCTGGTCACCGTCGTCGGACTGCCCTCGCTCGCCGTCACGATCGGCACGCTCGCCCTCTACCGCGGGCTCGCGGTCGGACTGCTCGGCACCACGGCCGTGACCGACTTCCCCGAGTTCTGGACCGACCTCGCGAAGGCGAAGCTCGTCGGCCCGGTGCCGCTGGTGGTGCTGCCGTTCGCGATCCTGGCGATCGTCTTCGCGGTGGTGCTGCACTCCACCCGCTTCGGCCGCGGCGTCTTCGCCATCGGCCTGAACGACGAGGCGGCGATCTTCTCCGGCGTGAACGTGAACCGCACCAAGTTCATCCTCTTCGTGGTCTCCGGCGCCGTCTCCGCACTGGCCGGCATCTACTACACGCTGCGCTACGGCTCCGCCCGCGGCGACAACGCGACCGGGCTCGAGCTGCAGGTGATCGCGGCCGTCCTGCTGGGCGGCGTCTCGATCTTCGGCGGCCGCGGCGCCCTGCACGGCGTGATCGCCGGCGTGATCCTGATCGGAGTGATCGCCTCGGCCCTGCGCCTCGCGAACGTCACCTCCGACGTCATCAACATCATCACCGGAGTGCTGCTCGTGCTCTCGGTGGTGTCCACCAGCTTCCTGGCCTGGCTGTCGCGACTGCGGCGCTCGGGCAGGAGACGCCCCTGATCCCGCATCACCGGCACAGCACCCGCACCACCCCGCACCACCCCCACAGCACCTCGACGAAAGGCAGACGATGATGTTCTCCTCCCGTGGGCGCCGCCTCGGCACCCTCACCGCACTGGCCGTCTCGGTCGCGCTCGTCGCGACCGGCTGCTCCGCCTCCGACGGCGACTCCGGCTCGGACGCCGGCGGCGACTCCGGCTCCGGCGACTACTCGATCACCTTCCTGCCGAAGAACCTCGGCAACGCGTACTTCGACACCTCCGACGCCGGCGGCGAGAAGGCCATCGAGGAGTTCGGCGGCACCTACGCCGAGGTCGGCCCCGCCGAGGCCTCGCCCGACGCGCAGGTCTCCTACATCAACACGCTCACCCAGCAGGGCGCCGGAGCGATCGTCGTCTCGGCGAACGACCCGAAGGCCATCTGCGACGCGCTGAACGAGGCGCGCGACAACGGCACCAAGGTCGTCACCTTCGACTCCGACACCAACGCCGACTGCCGCGACCTCTACATCAACCAGGCCACCGCCGAGGGCATCGCCAAGGCGCAGGTCGACCTGATCACCGAGCAGATCGGCGACAGCGGCGAGGTCGCGATCCTCTCCGCCTCCGCGAACGCCACGAACCAGAACGCCTGGATCGAGCTGATGGAGGAGGAGCTCACCGCGAACCACCCGGACGTGACGCTCGTCGACACCGTCTACGGCGACGACGACGACCAGACCTCCTTCGACAAGACCGCGGCCCTGCTGCAGACCCACCCCGACCTCAAGGGCATCATCTCGCCCACGACGGTCGGCATCGCCGCCGCCGCCCGCTACCTCTCCACCTCGGACTTCAAGGGCAAGGTCGCGCTGACCGGTCTCGGCACGCCGAACCAGATGCGCGAGTTCGTCGAGGACGGCACCGTCACCGCGTTCGCGCTGTGGAACCCGGGAGACCTCGGCTACCTCGCCGCCTACGCCTCCAAGGCCCTGATCGACGGCGACATCACCGGCGCCGAGGGTGACACCTTCGAGGCCGGCGACCTCGGCTCCTTCACCGTCGACGCCGACAACACCGTCCTGCTCGGCGACCCCTTCACCTTCACCGCCGACAACATCGCCGACTTCGACTTCTGACCCGTTCCGCAGTCATGCTGATCGAGACATCCTGATCGAGTAGCGCCCGCAGGGCGCGTATCGAGATCCACCGTCCCTGAAGCGGTGGGTCTCGATACGCCGCTCCGCGGCTACTCGACCAGCATGTCTGCATGCCGCTCGAACAGCTCTCGCAGGGCGACCCCGTTCATGCTGATCGAACAGCTCTCGCAGGGCGACCCCGTTCATGCTGATCGAGTAGCGCCCGCAGGGCGCGTATCGAGATCCCCCACCGAAAGGCCCCACCCCATGCAGCGCGTCTGCTTCCAGCTCCAGGTGCGACCCGAGCGCATCCCCGAGTACACCCGCCGGCACGCCGCGATCTGGCCCGACATGGCCGCCGCACTGAAGGCCACCGGCTGGAACAACTACTCCCTCTTCCTCCGCCCCGACGGCCTGCTGATCGGCTACTTCGAGACCCCGTCGCTCGAGGCCGCCCGCGCCGGGATGGCCGCCACCGAGGTCAACGCCCGCTGGCAGGCCGAGATGGCCGAGTTCTTCGTCGAGCTCGACGGCGCCCCCGACACCGGCTTCCTGCAGCTGACCGAGGTCTTCCACCTCGAGGACCAGCTGTCCTGACCCCTCTCCTCCTTCCCGACACCCATCGGACAGAGCCGCGGCTCCGAATGATGCACGGGGTCGATCGAGGAGGTAGTGCGGGATGTCGTTCAACAGCCGCCGCTGGCAGGTCCGCACCATCGTGGCGCGGGTCCAGGCCACCGCAGCACTCAGCACGTCGACACTGGACACGGCCGGCCGCGCCGACCGCAAGCTCGAGATCCTCCGGATCGCGGACGGCGTCGACGCCGGGAGGGTCAGCAACGACGAGGCCGTCGCCGCGTTCGAGCGCCTGGCCCGGGACGTCGGCCACACTCCCGAGGCGCGGCTCGGTTGACGCCTCCGCATCCGGGCGCACCGTGACGGACGGCGCCCCGTCCGCGCAGGACGCCCTCGTCCCGCCGCTCGCCGACGGCGACCACGCCGCGTTCCGCCGGCTCTACGAGCGCACCGTCCGGCGCGTCCGCTCGATCACCGTCGGCATCCTGCAGGACCACGCTCAGGCGGAGGAGGTCGCGCAGGAGACCTACTTCGAGCTCTGGCGCTCCGCCGCCCGGCACGCGGTCCTCGAGGAGCAGCAGCACCTCGTCGCCGTCATCGCCCGCCGCCGCGCCATCGACCGGGTCCGCGCCGCGCAGTCCTCCCGCGAGCGCGACCACCGCTACGCGATCCACAGCTACCTCCGCGAGATCGACGAGGCGGAGTCGCACGGCGAGATCGCCGGCGAGTTCCGGCGCGCCGCGGCCGAGATCCGCCGCCTCGCCCCGAAGCACCGCGACCTGCTCTTCCTCGCCTACGTCCGCGGCCTGACCCACGCCGAGATCGCCACCGAGCTCGGCCTGCCGATCGGCACCGTCAAGACCCGCCTCCGCGACACCCTCGCCCGCCTCCGCCGCGAGCTGACGCCCCCGCCCCCCTGACGCGCACTGCCCGCCGGTCGAGCACCCGCGCAGCGCCCCTGCACGCCGGTCGATCAGCCGCGCAGCGGCCTCCGCATGCTGGTCGAGTAGCCGCGCAGCGGCGTATCGAGACCCACCGTCCCCAGCAGGCCGGGTCTGCAGACTCCCCGTCCGACGCCGGTGGATCTCGATACGCGCCCTGCGGGCGCTACTCGATCAGCATGTCTCTGCCGTCCGAGCACCCGCGCATCGCCCCCCTCATGCTGGTCGAGTAGCCGCGCAGCGGCCCCTCATGCTGGTCGAGTAGCCGCGCAGCGGCGTATCGAGACCCACCCACGACGAAGCCCCCGCCCTCCGAGAGTGGAGAGCGGGGGCCACGGCGACGCCGTCAGCGCGTCAGAGCGTCTGCGCGAACGGGTCGAAGTCCACCGGCACCGCGGGCACCGGCGCGGACAGCGTGCTGTCGATCGCGACGAACTCGCCGCTCTCGGCCGACTCCTGCGCCGACAGCATCACGTCGAGCACGTGGAAGCCGAGCTCGCCGGTGGCCACGTGCGGACGGTCCTCGGCGATCGCGCGGACCATGTCGAGCAGGCCGAGGCCGCGGCCGACGACCGTGCCCTTCTGCTCGATCTCGGTCCACTCCTGCTCGCCCCACTGGCCGTCGGCGATCGAGGTGCGGGCCTTCACGTACGCGGTGCGCCCCTCGAACTGGTTCGGGTCGGGGATCACGATCGACCCCTCCGTGCCGTGGATCTCGAAGACGCCGTGGCGCTCGAGCGCGGAGTCGAAGCTGAGCAGGCTCGACGCCTGCGGCCCGGCCGCGAACGAGGTCAGCACCTGCAGCGAGGTGGGCACCTCCACCGGGAACGTCGTTCCCGCGTCGGGGCCGGAGCGGATGACCCGCTCCTCGAGCTTCTTCCGCCCGAGGGCCGCGACCCGCTGGACCGGTCCGAAGAGGCTGACGAGTCCGGTGAAGTAGTACGGCCCCATGTCCAGCAGCGGGCCCGCGCCCTGCGCGAAGAGGAACGCCGGGCTCGGGTGCCAGAGGTCCGGTCCGACCGTCTGGAAGACGGTGGACGCGAACATCGGCTCGCCGATCACGCCGTCCGCGATCGCGCGCTTCGCGGTCTGGAAGCCCGGGCCGAGCAGCGTGTCCGGCGCCGAGCCGACGCGCAGCCCCTTGGCGGCGGCGTCCTGCAGCAGCTGCGCGGTGCCGGCACGGTCCAGGCCCAGCGGCTTCTCGCTCCAGACGTGCTTGCCCGCGGCGATCGCCGCGGCCGAGACCTCGACGTGCGCGGCGGGGATGGTCAGGTTGACGACGACCTGCACGCCGGCGTGCGCGAGGACGTCCTCCGCCGAGCCCCAGGCGGGGACGCCGTGCTTCTCGGCCTGGCTCCTCGCCCGGTCGAGCAGCAGGTCGCCGACGATCAGGACCTCGACGTCCGGGAAGGACGCCAGGTTCTCGAGGTAGGTGTCGCTGATGACGCCGACGCCGATGACGCCGATCCCGATGGGCCCGCTCATGCCGCGTACCCGCCCTTCACGAGGAAGTCGTAGCTGGCCTGGATGTCCGCGAAGACGTCGCCGGGGGCGTTGTCGTACTCGATGACGGCGTACTTGATCGCGCCCTCGCCGGCCTTCAGCGCCTCGACGAGCGGCACGTCGCCCTCGCCCGGGCGGCGCTGGTCGAGGGTGTCCGAGCCGAAGGCCGCGGCGCCGGGGGCGAACGGGTTCTCGGCCGGGGCGATGCCGTC comes from the Rathayibacter festucae DSM 15932 genome and includes:
- a CDS encoding LacI family DNA-binding transcriptional regulator; translated protein: MARVSIRDVALRAGVSVGTVSNVLNRPDEVSDDSLARVNAAVESLGYVRNDAARKLRNGVSSTVGFVVLDGQNPFFNDVVRGAEDEASRHQIAVLYGNTDEDPSRERQYLDLFEEQQVRGVLIAPYGDISQRLEKLRGRGVPVVLVDRFSGDGRYSSVSVDSVAGGRMAAEHLIATGRRRLAFVGGPFEIRQVTDRLAGARVAVENSDASVDLEVVATTALTVAQGVAAGMRILARPRRDRPDALFAANDLVALGLLQALAVDGRMLVPDEIALIGFDDISFAAAAAVPLSSMRQPSSVIGRTALRVLLEEAADPELIPRQTVFLPELVARASTRARR
- a CDS encoding sugar ABC transporter ATP-binding protein, whose protein sequence is MASDPPPALELARVVKAFGAVVALRSGTIAVHRGSIHALVGENGAGKSTLVKIIAGVHQRDAGEFLLDGEPVDFSSTAQSKAAGIAVIYQEPTLFPDLSVTENIFMGRQPRGRLGRIDRKAMRTEVVGLFERLGVRIDPDRPAEGLSIADQQIIEIAKAISLDATVLVMDEPTAALSGVEVERLFTVARSLRDEGRALIFISHRFDEVFSLCDTITVMRDGAYISTTATEDATVDGIVREMVGRDITELFPKQATEITEVLLEVSGLTSAGVFHDISFTVRAGEIVGLAGLVGAGRSEVARAVFGVDPYDSGSVTLVGGRIPAGSPSAAMRAGLALVPEDRRKQGLVLDSSVSRNITMAIQKSLSKGGLITGRRENTAARDWAARLEVKTDALDTVAGTLSGGNQQKVVLGKWLATNPRVLIIDEPTRGIDVGTKSEVHRLLSQLAGEGMGILMISSELPEVLGMADRVLVMREGRITAELDRADATSETVMLAATRGAAA
- a CDS encoding ABC transporter permease, which produces MSTAQASTQKRVPAAEPNAFASGFGSFVRARETGILLALVLVVIATTAKNPTFLFSPDGWRDLLLTPSILILIAVGQAIVVITRSVDLSVGSILGLTAYLTGRLFLDVPGIPILAVFAAGIVFGGLLGLINGALVAFAKVPALVITLGTLYAYRGINVAWTGSDRINASDMPKDFLALGTGQFLTIPYLTIIALVVLVAAGWYLRNQRAGREFYAIGSDPDAARLYGLPVTRRILVAFVVSGALTGLAGVLYAARYGTVNSQAGSGYELDAVGAAVIGGVAIFGGSGTVWGAAIGAVLLLTINRALPILGVPDFWQRAVVGVLIIGAIVLDRVLSLRQSRKLLEERDDS
- a CDS encoding ABC transporter permease, whose amino-acid sequence is MSLVTDTTAVRTAREYRDYARPAWQRVLFSRETAIVLLLILVIVVASASVKSFDKPITITYLFLDIAPTLLIALPMTLIIITGEIDLSVASTVGLASVLTGTLHQAGVPFEVAALIAIVAGAVGGALNGFLVTVVGLPSLAVTIGTLALYRGLAVGLLGTTAVTDFPEFWTDLAKAKLVGPVPLVVLPFAILAIVFAVVLHSTRFGRGVFAIGLNDEAAIFSGVNVNRTKFILFVVSGAVSALAGIYYTLRYGSARGDNATGLELQVIAAVLLGGVSIFGGRGALHGVIAGVILIGVIASALRLANVTSDVINIITGVLLVLSVVSTSFLAWLSRLRRSGRRRP
- the rhaS gene encoding rhamnose ABC transporter substrate-binding protein; translated protein: MFSSRGRRLGTLTALAVSVALVATGCSASDGDSGSDAGGDSGSGDYSITFLPKNLGNAYFDTSDAGGEKAIEEFGGTYAEVGPAEASPDAQVSYINTLTQQGAGAIVVSANDPKAICDALNEARDNGTKVVTFDSDTNADCRDLYINQATAEGIAKAQVDLITEQIGDSGEVAILSASANATNQNAWIELMEEELTANHPDVTLVDTVYGDDDDQTSFDKTAALLQTHPDLKGIISPTTVGIAAAARYLSTSDFKGKVALTGLGTPNQMREFVEDGTVTAFALWNPGDLGYLAAYASKALIDGDITGAEGDTFEAGDLGSFTVDADNTVLLGDPFTFTADNIADFDF
- a CDS encoding L-rhamnose mutarotase encodes the protein MQRVCFQLQVRPERIPEYTRRHAAIWPDMAAALKATGWNNYSLFLRPDGLLIGYFETPSLEAARAGMAATEVNARWQAEMAEFFVELDGAPDTGFLQLTEVFHLEDQLS
- a CDS encoding sigma-70 family RNA polymerase sigma factor; translation: MTDGAPSAQDALVPPLADGDHAAFRRLYERTVRRVRSITVGILQDHAQAEEVAQETYFELWRSAARHAVLEEQQHLVAVIARRRAIDRVRAAQSSRERDHRYAIHSYLREIDEAESHGEIAGEFRRAAAEIRRLAPKHRDLLFLAYVRGLTHAEIATELGLPIGTVKTRLRDTLARLRRELTPPPP
- a CDS encoding Gfo/Idh/MocA family protein → MSGPIGIGVIGVGVISDTYLENLASFPDVEVLIVGDLLLDRARSQAEKHGVPAWGSAEDVLAHAGVQVVVNLTIPAAHVEVSAAAIAAGKHVWSEKPLGLDRAGTAQLLQDAAAKGLRVGSAPDTLLGPGFQTAKRAIADGVIGEPMFASTVFQTVGPDLWHPSPAFLFAQGAGPLLDMGPYYFTGLVSLFGPVQRVAALGRKKLEERVIRSGPDAGTTFPVEVPTSLQVLTSFAAGPQASSLLSFDSALERHGVFEIHGTEGSIVIPDPNQFEGRTAYVKARTSIADGQWGEQEWTEIEQKGTVVGRGLGLLDMVRAIAEDRPHVATGELGFHVLDVMLSAQESAESGEFVAIDSTLSAPVPAVPVDFDPFAQTL